CCCACCCGAAAGAGGATGCAACCGGCGGCCAGGGAGAGAAGACAAGAACCCCCTGAGCCGTTGAGCCGTTTCTCCCGCTGGGCCGCACTCCATCGACATCTCCACGGTGAGAGTATCCCATCCCAATCCTCACGACCCTTTTTAGCTCAATTTATCACGACCGGAAACACTGGCTGTTCGCCTGGCAAAATAACACCGCCAAATGTTAAAGAACAAAGCAATGGGATCATTCAAATGTGCGGGGAAGTTGAATAAAATGCATATCTGCTAAAAGATGAGTTGAAAAAAAGCGGCAATTCGGCAAGGGGAAAAATGCGGATTCGAATAAAGAACTGCAAAGCATTACTGGACAGTGAAAAGCATCTCCAGGTCTTTTTCTACTTTGGTTTCTTCGAGCTTGCTTGCGACAGATATTTCTTTGATCAGCAGATTCTTGGCCGTGTCCATGATCTTCCTTTCGCCGAAGGACAGGTTCTTGTCTGTCTTTAGCACCAGAAGATCTCTTAGAACGCTTGCAATCTCGAAAACAGAACCTGTTTTGATTTTTTCCAAATACTCACGATACCTTTTATTCCAGGTTTGCTTATCGATGGTTACGTCCTTGCATCTCAAAATATCATATATTTTGGAGATATCATCTTTGTGGATTACCTCTCTCAGTCCAACAGAGTCTGCTGAATCGGTGGGTATCATGATTTTCATGCCGTTACCCATGATTTTCATGATGTAGAACATCTGTTTGTTACCCATGATTTCTTTTTTTTCTATCGACTCAATCACGCCAACGCCCTGTGCCGGATAAACCGCCAAATCACCAATCTTAAACATGTCAATACATCCTACGATTTATTTAATCGTCGCCATGCTACCACAGAATTGGTAAATAGTCAATAATTGCGCTGATATCTTCTCGGCAAGCGGTTTGAGAAGGTTTGCGCTTTGAATCGTGAGGGAATGTTTGCTAAGATTTCATATAAAACCATGCATTGATTTGTAAAGATCCCTGTCCAATTGTGTGGGGTCATTTTTTTCGTATTCTTCAACAATCATTTTCAGTCTCTCGTACAGTCGCGTGTTCGATAAGTCATCCAGGCTGTTAAAAAGGCCTCTTCTTCTTCCAAGCCTGTAAATCATCCTGTCTTTTTCGGACATACCGAAATATCGGTCGATGATATCGAGCATTTTCCGCTTGTCATCGGGCAGCATCCCCTCGATTTCCTGTAAAAGATTCAAAATGTGATCGCTGACGATATACGTGTTCTGACAATGGAGGTTTTCAATGATTTGCCTGATTTCATTCAGAACGTCTTCATCTCCCAAAGGTCTGAACAAATTATTTCTCATGGTATCGAAAAGCGCCGTCCCTTCTCTGACTTGCAGTGATCTTATTCGGATAAAATCGGGATTGATGGTATTCAGGACTTCCGCCGTATGCATTGCGTGCTCTGTCGACCATCGATCCCCCCCCAAGCCCGGCATGATGTACTCGCAAAGAGAAATACCGCCGGCCATGATGCGTTTACCGCCTTCAACATGATCCGCCGCCGTTTCCCCCTTTTTAATGAATTCCAGAACCGGGTCATAACCGCTCTCCATACCCACATGGATTCTGGAGAGGCCCGCTGTTCTTAATCTCACAAAATCCTTAATTTCTTTTTTTGCCGCTGTCTTGGAACGGCCGTAGGAGGTAATTCTATTCACAAACGGGAATTTCTCTTTTATATATTGCAGGACTTCAACAAGATCATCGGTTTTCATGATGATTGAATTAGCGTCCTGCAGGAAAACGGACCTTCCTCCAAAATAAAGCCAGGCCGCGACAGATCGATAGGCGTCACTGTAGCCGTAATCGTTGAATATCATATGAATGACCGTGTCGCTGATTTTCCCGCCTTGCCCTTGTTTCCAGGATAATTCCCTGATTCTCTGAGCGGTATCATGCACCGCATCGATTTCTTTTTTTATCTCCTCGACGGAACGCAGAGAAAATTTTGAGTTACGATAGCTGTGACAAAACGTGCATTTATTCCAGGGACAATTTCGTGTCGCTCTGATTAGAAGGCTTTCCGCTTCACTGGGAGGTCTGATTGGCCCTTGTTCAAAAGTTAATTCCATGGATGGCCTCTGATTTGTTTAATCGTCCTAAGGTAAAAAAAGGAGGGGGTCTTTGGTCTTGTTGTGATGTCTGATTTCAAAGTCGATACTTCCCTTTCCGGATGGACCCGGAACGCTTAGCCCGATTTTCTGCCCTTTTTTGACAAGCTGGTCAATCTGTACCAGTCTTTTCCCGAGATGTGTGTATACGGTGGCATAATTTTGATCATGCTTGATAATGACGGTCTCACCGTAATCTTTCAGTAGGGCCGAAAAAATTACTTGACCTCCGGAAGCTGCGAGAACAACCGTTTCTGTTTTCGTCTCAATGCGAA
This Deltaproteobacteria bacterium DNA region includes the following protein-coding sequences:
- a CDS encoding radical SAM protein, giving the protein MELTFEQGPIRPPSEAESLLIRATRNCPWNKCTFCHSYRNSKFSLRSVEEIKKEIDAVHDTAQRIRELSWKQGQGGKISDTVIHMIFNDYGYSDAYRSVAAWLYFGGRSVFLQDANSIIMKTDDLVEVLQYIKEKFPFVNRITSYGRSKTAAKKEIKDFVRLRTAGLSRIHVGMESGYDPVLEFIKKGETAADHVEGGKRIMAGGISLCEYIMPGLGGDRWSTEHAMHTAEVLNTINPDFIRIRSLQVREGTALFDTMRNNLFRPLGDEDVLNEIRQIIENLHCQNTYIVSDHILNLLQEIEGMLPDDKRKMLDIIDRYFGMSEKDRMIYRLGRRRGLFNSLDDLSNTRLYERLKMIVEEYEKNDPTQLDRDLYKSMHGFI
- a CDS encoding CarD family transcriptional regulator, which gives rise to MFKIGDLAVYPAQGVGVIESIEKKEIMGNKQMFYIMKIMGNGMKIMIPTDSADSVGLREVIHKDDISKIYDILRCKDVTIDKQTWNKRYREYLEKIKTGSVFEIASVLRDLLVLKTDKNLSFGERKIMDTAKNLLIKEISVASKLEETKVEKDLEMLFTVQ